One segment of Bacteroidota bacterium DNA contains the following:
- a CDS encoding FxsA family protein, with product MFSRLLILFIVVPMIELMVLIEVGKEIGFWPTIGIICITGLLGSSLARQQGLAVWTQFNSRMQKGELPGDQIIDGLIILVAGALLLTPGILTDFVGFMGLLPISRPLIRNYAQKRLKTAQANGSIRFTANPFGGNAFNQPFNQSFGQAQQPQTQERETEWQGQAKDRPDSQ from the coding sequence ATGTTTTCACGCCTGCTCATCCTTTTCATTGTTGTCCCAATGATCGAATTGATGGTTCTGATCGAGGTTGGGAAAGAAATTGGATTTTGGCCAACCATCGGAATTATTTGCATCACAGGCTTACTTGGAAGTTCGCTTGCGCGGCAACAAGGCCTGGCTGTATGGACACAATTTAACAGCAGAATGCAGAAAGGCGAACTGCCTGGCGATCAAATTATTGATGGTTTGATTATTCTTGTTGCCGGCGCCCTGCTCCTCACACCGGGCATTCTTACAGACTTCGTCGGATTTATGGGCCTCTTACCCATTTCACGCCCCCTGATCCGGAATTACGCACAAAAACGACTCAAAACGGCGCAAGCTAACGGATCTATTCGATTCACAGCCAATCCGTTTGGCGGCAATGCCTTTAACCAGCCGTTTAATCAATCTTTTGGCCAGGCCCAGCAACCTCAAACACAGGAGCGTGAAACAGAATGGCAAGGCCAGGCCAAAGATCGTCCGGACAGCCAATAA
- a CDS encoding S8 family serine peptidase, which yields MNTQKSSPKWVTLLIVGLIFFSPALLQGCDSFGVHDAPPESAIDTKPAPDLSATTKFRHVELLDAARSEFTAAASASKNNKNKNKDVDEDSNETGTSSSAVHLVVGLSPYAGADVTRRVISKYDVTRRVISKYGDDINVKAELEEAIDAVTLEVNGDILNDLLADLEADQDVAWVEPDIIIPDINSGSKKTSNSSQMLPWGVAQVGGSLDSWENSNVQVFVLDSGVSESSEINLVSSVDFVGFYDSRSGTYQSYEKLPDNKKIKDKIGHGSPIAGTIGARNNDEGIRGVAPGIGINSVKVLGKDGGTDVTTLLLAIDYIMYQQSLNPKFRYVVNMSLGGDIGTTAYNAVDEAVANAIEAGIVFVVAAGNEGMDAATISPAHVDGAITVGAYGRDGEFSEFSNYGPAIDLLAPGEDIASLSGKYEQQGSLIIASGTSHATPHVAGAAALYLAAHPNATPDEVERALVLNAQSIIQDTPASTTNKSVFVTP from the coding sequence ATGAATACCCAAAAGTCCTCCCCGAAATGGGTTACCCTTCTGATTGTCGGATTAATTTTCTTTAGCCCAGCCCTTTTGCAGGGTTGTGATTCATTTGGCGTGCACGATGCGCCGCCAGAGTCAGCAATCGACACCAAGCCGGCACCAGACCTGTCAGCAACCACCAAATTTCGGCATGTTGAGCTACTTGATGCCGCAAGAAGCGAGTTTACAGCAGCAGCGTCCGCAAGCAAAAACAACAAGAATAAGAATAAAGACGTTGATGAAGACAGCAACGAAACCGGCACATCATCCTCCGCGGTACACCTTGTTGTTGGTCTGTCTCCTTACGCAGGTGCAGACGTCACGCGTCGTGTCATCTCCAAATACGATGTTACACGCCGCGTGATCTCCAAGTATGGTGATGACATAAATGTGAAAGCGGAACTTGAAGAAGCCATTGATGCTGTGACGCTGGAAGTCAACGGAGATATTCTGAACGACTTGCTTGCCGATTTAGAAGCTGACCAGGATGTCGCCTGGGTTGAGCCTGACATCATCATTCCAGATATCAATAGCGGCAGCAAAAAAACCTCTAACAGCTCACAAATGCTGCCCTGGGGTGTCGCGCAGGTTGGCGGATCGCTCGATTCCTGGGAAAACAGTAATGTGCAAGTGTTCGTCTTAGACTCTGGTGTTTCCGAATCAAGCGAAATCAACCTGGTATCTTCTGTAGATTTTGTCGGCTTCTACGACAGCCGTTCAGGTACATATCAGTCCTACGAAAAACTGCCGGACAACAAGAAAATCAAAGACAAAATTGGTCATGGCTCGCCGATCGCCGGCACCATTGGTGCGCGTAACAACGACGAAGGCATCCGCGGCGTAGCGCCAGGTATTGGGATCAACAGCGTAAAAGTACTCGGCAAAGATGGTGGCACAGACGTCACAACGCTGCTGCTCGCTATCGACTACATCATGTACCAGCAATCGCTGAATCCCAAATTCCGTTACGTTGTAAACATGAGCCTCGGCGGTGACATTGGCACCACGGCTTACAATGCAGTTGACGAAGCAGTGGCAAATGCCATTGAGGCAGGGATTGTATTTGTGGTAGCTGCGGGTAACGAAGGCATGGATGCTGCAACAATTTCTCCTGCACACGTGGACGGCGCCATTACGGTTGGTGCATACGGACGTGATGGTGAATTCTCTGAATTCTCCAATTACGGGCCGGCAATCGACCTCCTTGCGCCAGGTGAAGACATTGCCTCACTTTCAGGCAAGTATGAGCAGCAAGGCTCTCTGATTATTGCCTCAGGCACCTCCCATGCCACGCCACACGTAGCTGGTGCAGCAGCCCTCTACCTCGCCGCGCATCCGAATGCAACGCCAGATGAGGTTGAGCGTGCGCTTGTGCTGAATGCCCAGTCCATCATCCAGGATACCCCGGCATCAACC